In Mycobacterium branderi, the DNA window AGAAGCACGCGTTGAGCACATAGGTGCCCAGCCGGACCGTTGTGGTGGCCTGCGCGATCGCGGCCAGCACTGGAAACGGCGCCGGCGCACCCAGATGGTCGGGCAGATGCAGGACGTCGAATCCGTAATCCTCCAGCCGCCGTGCCTTGTCGAGCAGCGCGGCGCGGGACTTGACCGCGTGGATGCCGATGGAAAAGCGAAAACCCTTGCTAATCAGTAACTCCGATCTGTTCCCAGGATCGGGCCGCCGCGGCCAACCCTTGCACCAGGGCGGAGGTTACCGGTGAGAGTCCGTCGTCGCCGGGCAGGGGGCTGCGCGGGCTGATTCCGCGGACCCGCGGCGGCAGTTCCAGTTGCGTACCGCCGTCGCGTGTCCGGTTGACCGGGTTGTGCGGGTGCAGCCCACGCAACTCGGACGGGATCTTGTCGAGGTCGGTGACCACCTGGTAGCCCGGCAGGTCGACGTGCTTGGCGACGTGGGCGGCCAGCGCGCGGTTGCGGCCCCCGGCCAAAAGGTGGGTCCCGCGTCCGACCCGCCCATAGCCGTGCAGCGAGATCGTGACGTCGACGTGGTCGAGGAACTCCGCGAGCCGGGCCGATTCGGCGGGGTCGAAACGGGCCGACGACAGGTGGTGCGCGTAGTGGTCGGGATGGCGCACCAGATACACCGACGCGTCGGCGGCGTCGGCGGCGCGTTCGGCGATCACGTCGGTCATCTGTTCCAGGCCGCCGCCGTGAATGGCGAGAAAACCGAATCGCGAGCGCAGCCGGCTGACTTCGGTCACGCCGCCGCCCGACAGCAGTTCTGAAAGTGATTGCGGTGCAGGCGTTCCCGGTGCAGACGCCGGCCGAGACCAATGGGCCGGGTCCCATCGGCGCAAAAAGTCGATCCAGCGGCGCGGCAGCCGGTGATGGATTGCGCCGTCGATGATGCGCTCGAGGTAGCCCGGTCGCGGCACACCGGGATCGACTCGGTGGTCGATGTACACCCACGCGTGCGACGGCCCGTCGTCGGTATGCACCGTCAGCCGGTCGCGCCGGTAGCGCCGCGGCACACCTTCCGCGCTGTCCAGCGCCGCCAAGTCGTGATCGGAGAGTCGCCAGACGACCCCGTGTACCCGGGTTCCGGCAAACGGCTCGACGGTGGCCACGCCGCGCTGGTTGATCAGCCAGTCGTGATTACCCAGCACGGCCGGACGCGGATCTACGGCGTCGGGACAGCGCTGCGCCATCTGCTGCACGCACAGGTTGGACCCGTACGCGAAGTAGGTATGACGACGGGCCGGCACTAGCCCTTCACGGTGAGGTAGATCAGCACCACGTTCAGCAGACTAATCAAAACCCCGACCAGCCAGCCAACAGCGGTGGTGAGGCGGTGGTTGACGTCGGCGCCCATCAGCGTGCGGTCGCTGGTCAACGCGACCAGCGGCAGCACCGCGAGCGGGATCCCGAACGACAGCACCACCTGCGACAACACCAGCGTGCGGGTCGGGTCGAGACCGACGGCCAGAATCAGCAGGGCGGGGGCCAGTGTGACGAGCCGGCGCACCACCATCGGCACCGACCGGTACAGCAAACCAGCCATGATCATCGCGCCGGCATACGCGCCCACCGACGATGACGCCAGTCCGGACGCCAGCAACCCGATCGCGAAGAACACCGCGATCGTCGGGTTCACGGTGTCGCGCACCGCCACGTAGGCGCCGTCGATGGTTCCGGTTCCGCCGCGGCCCTGCATGTTGAGCGCTGCGACCAGCAGCATTGCGCCGTTGACCGCTCCGGCGACGATCATCGCCAGCCCGACGTCCAGGCGGGTGACCCGCAACAGCCGACGCCGCCACGGCCCAGGCGCCGGATGCCCGTGCCGGTCGCGAGCCAGGCCGGAGTGCAGATACACGGCGTGGGGCATCACGGTGGCGCCCAACATCGCAGCGGCCAGCAGCACGCTTTCGGTGCCGCGGAACCGCGGCAGCAGTCCGCCGAGCACTTCGTCGGGCGGCGGGGTCGCGACGAAGAAGCTGGCCGTGAATCCGATCGCGATGACCAGCAGCAGGCCGGTGATGACCCGCTCGAACAACTGCTGACCGCGTCGATCCTGGATGCCCAGCAACAGCAACGACACCACGCCGGTGATCACCCCGCCCAGCAGTAGCGGCAGATGAAACAGGATGCGCAGCGCGACGGCTCCGCCGATCACTTCGGCGACGTCGGTCGCCATCGCGACGATCTCGGCCTGGACCCAGTAGGCCAGCCGGGCCGGACGCGTCATGCGAATTCCGACGGCCTCGGGCAGCGTGCGCCCGCTGACCAGTGCGAGCTTGGCCGACAGGTACTGCACCAGCCCGGCCATCACATTGGCGGCGACGATCACCCACAGCAGCAAGAACCCGAATTGCGCGCCGGCGCTGACATTCGCGGCGACGTTGCCGGGGTCGACGTAGGCGATCGCTGCGACGAACGCCGGCCCGAGCAGATACCAGCCGGTCCTGACCTGGGTGCTCTGCGCCACCTAACTCACTTTCGCTGGGCGAAATCAGAAAGTTAGGTTAGCCGAAACATTCAGCCGGCGGTGTAGAGACCCCGGCCGGTCACCAGCGGCAGATCCAGAGTCGTCCGGATCCCGGGCGGCGCCGCGACGACGGCAGGGATCGCGTTGACGACGCGCATCGCGGTAGCGACCAGGCCGGCGTGGTTGTGGTCGCCGTTGGGGCTGGAGAGGCAGAGGTCGACGGCATACGAGGGTTCGCCGGTGATCTCGACGCGGTAGGACCCGCCGGGCTGTGCCGGCTGGGGCCAATCCGGCCGCAGGTCCTCGCGCAACCGGGTGACGTGTTCGAGGACCACCGCCGGTCGGCCATCGACCATCCCGAGCACCTCGAAGCGCAGTGCGGCCGCACTGCCCTGCGGGATGTGTCCGGAGGCGATCTCGAAATCCGCTGGCGCCGGCTCGCGTTCGTAGCGCTCGGTGACCTCGTCGAGTTCGATGCCCAGACCGGCGGCGAGTTGGCGCACCACCGATCCCCAGGCCAGGCTGAGCACGCCGGGCTGCAGCAGCATGGGGATCTCGTCGATCGGTTTGCCGAAGCCCATCACGTCGAACATGACTGTCGCGCTGTCGTAGGTGGCGTAGTCGACGATCTCCATGCAGCGGACCTGCTGGATGCTCTGGCAGGTGCCGGCCAGGGCCAGCGGCAGCAGGTCGTTGGCAAACCCGGGGTCGATGCCGTTGACGAACAGACTCGAATTGCCTTCCCGCGCAGCGTCTTCGAGCGGCGCGAGCATCTCCTGCGGAATCACCTGCCAGGGGTATTGCAGGAACACCGCGCTGCTGCCGACGACGTTGACTCCCGCGGCGAGGATGCGCCGGTAGTCTTCGAGCGCGTCGGGCAGCCGGTTGTCGGCCATCGCGGTGTAGACCGCACACTGCGGCCGGGTGGCCAGCACCGCATCCAGGTCGGTGGTGGCGGCGACGCCGGTCGAAACATCAAGTCCGGCAAGCTCTCCGGCGTCTTTGCCGGCTTTGGCGTCCGACGATACCCACACACCGGTGAGCTCGAATTCGGGATTGGTGATGAGCGCTCGTAGCGCGTGGGCGCCGACGTTGCCGGTGCCGATCTGGGCGACGCGAATGGCCATGGTCACAGGTCCGGGATCGGGAGGTCGAGGTTGGGAAAGGTGATGCCGCCGTCGACTTCCAGGACCTTGCCGGTCAGATAGGCGCCGGCAGGTGACGCCAAATAGACTGCGGCGGCTGCGATCTCATCTGGTTGCCCGAGTCGGCGCATGGGTGTCGCCTTCTCCATCGGCTCTCGCAGCTCGTCGTTGGAGGCGACGATGTCCAGGGCCGAGGTGGCGATCGAGCCGGGCGCAATGGCGTTGACCCGGATCTTGGGGCACAGGTCCAGGGCAGCGAGCCGCGTGTAGTGGGCGAGCGCGGCCTTGGCGGTGCCGTAGGCGGCGAAGCCGCGTCCGGCCACCCGTCCCATCGTCGAGGTGATGTTGATGATGCTGCCGCCGCCGGAGTGCTCGAGCATCAGCGGCACCGCGGCGGTGGTCAGCGCATGCGCGGTGCCGACGTTGAAGGTGAACGCGTCTTTGAGGTCTTTGGTCGAGGTGTTCAGCAGCGCGTTGGGCATCGTGCCGCCGACGTTGTTGACCACGATGTCCAGCCGCCCGAACGCCTCGACCGCTTGGCCGGCGAGCTGGGCGGTCTGTTCCGGGTGCGCCAGATCCGCGGCGACGACGTGGGCGCGGCGGCCTGCGGCGCGGACCTGTTCGGCGACGGCCTCTAGTTGGGATTGGGTCCGGGAAGCGATGACGACGTCGGCGCCGACGTCAGCGAAGGCCAGTGCGATGGCCGCGCCAAGACCGCGTCCGGCCCCGGTAATCACGGCAACTTGGTTGTCGAGCCGGAATTTGTCGAGTATCACGGGCGACACGCTAACAAGCCGTGGGCGGCGGTGGAACCCCTTTTCTGAAACACGTTCTAGTTAGCGGGCTGTGACGGCGATGTGCTCCTCGGAGCGTCATCAAATGATGACGACCTGCGGGGGGAGTGTGGTGTGCTTCGAGCCCACCTTGGCCCGGAACTACTTGGCCGCCGGCTTCATACCTCGCCGCACCGAGTCCGGCCATCGGAGCGCCCCGGGGTTATCTGTGGGCGGGTCTGCCTGCGGCGCGACACTGCGGATTCGTACGCGATACGCCGCGGCGGCGTACCAAATCGCAGAGTCGCGCTAGAGACTCGTGAGGATTTCCGCGGATGCAGGACGTGCTGCAAGGGTCACACACCAGCCATTGCGCGGCCTCGAAGGATGCGTTCGATCCGGTCCAACAGCGCACTCGGGCTCTCGTTGGTTGCGTCTTTCCAAGCCACGAGCGCGTCGAGAAGGTTATTCGGCTGAACGCTCAACTGTATGGCTTCCGGCCCCGGCGGCGGACCGACGAGCACAGTCTTCGTCGAACCTGTGCCCGAATCAATGGGGCGGTAAGTAATGGCCACCTGTAGCGACTGGAACGCCCCGATCGGAACCATCTTGGGCTCAATTGAATCGACACACTCACGCCGGATTTCGGTCATCTCGGATCCCCGCCCGCCCAGTTGCATTGTCAATACCGACGGAGTTATGCGCAGAAGGTATCGGCGTCGCATGCGCAAAACGAAGAACACACACAGTGGCGTTATTCCCAAGAGAAGAATACCGACGAACCGAAGCCACGCGGGATTGCCGGGAGCGTATCCCATCGCCACAAAACCAACTCCCAGCAACGGGAATAGCACACTTGTTGAGTATGCGTTTCCCTCGTACCAGGGAACGTAGCGGCACACCACTCATCCGTCGTTCGGCTGACCCCGGCCCGAAAAATCCGGCCATGCCCCAGGATGATTATGCCGGCGACCGCAGCAATGGCCAGGCATAGGTACCACGGCGACCCGATCAGCAAGTTAATGCCCGCGAGCAGGCACAGGGCACCACCAAACGTGTAGCGCAGTATCGGGCCACGACGGCCGTTCGTCCCACCACCTGCCATCAGCGACCGTCTCTCATTTCAGTTATTACGCTGGCCTGCTCAGTCAGGTCGCACCGCCGTCACGACTTAGAGCCGGCCTTGGCCCGAGCCTTCTTGGCGGGCGCCTTCTTGGCCGCGGACTTTTTCGCAGGCGCTTTTTTCGCCGGTGCTTTCTTGCCCGCCGTCTTTTTCGCGGGGGCCTTCCCGTCGCCGGAGCGCGCCTTCACGCTGGCCTCCAGCTTGGCCAGCAGATCCGAGACGTCCTCGGTCTCGTCCAGTTCCTTCGGCTGCTCCTCGGTGGTAAACGCTTCGCCGCCTTCGAGTTTGGCCTGGACCAATTCGTGCAGCTGTTCCTGGTAGTCGTCGTGGTAGCGATCCGGGTTGAAGTCATCGGCCATCGATTCCACGACCTGGCCGGCCATCTTGAGTTCGGCCGGTTTGATCTCGACCTTCTTGTCCAGGATCGGGAAGTCCGGGTCGCGAATCTCGTCGGGCCACAACAAGGTATGGATCACCATCACCTCGCGCTTGCTGAAGTCCTTGACACGCAACGCCGCAAGCCGCGTCTTGTTGCGCAGCGCGAAATGCACTATCGCCACCCGGTCGGTTTCGGCAAGCGTCTTGGCCAGCAGCACATACGATTTGGATGACTTACCATCCGGCTCCAAAAAGTAGCTGCGGTCATACATCATCGGGTCGAGTTCACTTGCCGGAACGAATTCCAGCACCTCGATCTCGCGGCTGCGTTCCTCGGGCAACGTGGCGATGTCCTCGTCGGTGATCACCACCATCTGGCCGTCGTCGGATTCGTATGCCCGTGCGAGGTCGCGGTAGTCGACCACTTCGCCGCACACCTCGCAGACCCGCTTGTAGCGGATTCGCCCATTGTCCTTGGCGTGCACCTGGTGGAACTTGATGTCGTGGTCCTCCGTGGCGCTGTACACCTTGACCGGGACGTTGACCAGGCCAAAGGCAATCGAGCCCTTCCAGATGGAACGCATAGTGTCAGTATGCCCGCATGATCAGCCGGGTAAGCGTCGATCTCGATCGTCTGACTTCCTTCCGATCACACACCACGTCTGCACGCGGCCTGCGCCCTTGACGTCGATCGGCCCGCGGGCTTCGCAATCGAATTCACCGCGGACGAGCTCGAAGGTGCCCTGGCTGATGTGGATGACGCCGCTTTGCCCGTGCGACTCCATGCGGCTGGCCATGTTGACGGTCTCACCCCACAGGTCATAGCTGAATTTCTTGCGCCCGATCACACCGGCGACCACCGGACCGGAGTTGATGCCGATGCGAAAGCCCAGCCTGCGCCCGCCGAACGTCCGACGACCAATTTCAGACCGCATGTCGAGAGCCAACTCGACAAGGGCTTGGGCATGGTCGGCGCGGGGGCGCGGCACGCCTGCGGCGACCATGTAGCAGTCGCCGATCGTCTTGATCTTCTCCAGGTCGTATTTGTCGACGAGAGCGTCGAAGCACTGGAACACCTCGTTGAGCAGATCCACCAAGTTCAGCGGCGACATGGCGGCTGCCATCGGAGTGAATTCGACGATGTCCGCAAACAGGATGCTGGCGCCGTCATAGTGGGCGGCGATCGCGCGCGGTTCGGTTTTCAGCGCCTCGGATATCTCCTTCGGCAAGATGTTGAGCAGCAACATCTCCGAGGTCTCCTGGAAGAAGTTGCGACGCGCGACGAAGTAGTGCAACAGCGTGAAAACTATTGCGATCACGGATCCGACGTTGAGCACGAAGAACCAGGTGACAAA includes these proteins:
- a CDS encoding adenylate/guanylate cyclase domain-containing protein yields the protein MRRTLLSWSARIGALATDTNETALQKRLTVMLCAGTLPLTALWSVIYLQMHVPLAAVIPAFYTFVTPLNTAVFAWTRNLEFYRSSQLLLILVLPWLVTLALGGFRQSSVVIIWAALCPLGSLLLEELRRTVLWIVGFVALLVVTAALQPHLTPADLPDAFVTWFFVLNVGSVIAIVFTLLHYFVARRNFFQETSEMLLLNILPKEISEALKTEPRAIAAHYDGASILFADIVEFTPMAAAMSPLNLVDLLNEVFQCFDALVDKYDLEKIKTIGDCYMVAAGVPRPRADHAQALVELALDMRSEIGRRTFGGRRLGFRIGINSGPVVAGVIGRKKFSYDLWGETVNMASRMESHGQSGVIHISQGTFELVRGEFDCEARGPIDVKGAGRVQTWCVIGRKSDDRDRRLPG
- the ku gene encoding non-homologous end joining protein Ku → MRSIWKGSIAFGLVNVPVKVYSATEDHDIKFHQVHAKDNGRIRYKRVCEVCGEVVDYRDLARAYESDDGQMVVITDEDIATLPEERSREIEVLEFVPASELDPMMYDRSYFLEPDGKSSKSYVLLAKTLAETDRVAIVHFALRNKTRLAALRVKDFSKREVMVIHTLLWPDEIRDPDFPILDKKVEIKPAELKMAGQVVESMADDFNPDRYHDDYQEQLHELVQAKLEGGEAFTTEEQPKELDETEDVSDLLAKLEASVKARSGDGKAPAKKTAGKKAPAKKAPAKKSAAKKAPAKKARAKAGSKS
- a CDS encoding SDR family oxidoreductase, with amino-acid sequence MILDKFRLDNQVAVITGAGRGLGAAIALAFADVGADVVIASRTQSQLEAVAEQVRAAGRRAHVVAADLAHPEQTAQLAGQAVEAFGRLDIVVNNVGGTMPNALLNTSTKDLKDAFTFNVGTAHALTTAAVPLMLEHSGGGSIINITSTMGRVAGRGFAAYGTAKAALAHYTRLAALDLCPKIRVNAIAPGSIATSALDIVASNDELREPMEKATPMRRLGQPDEIAAAAVYLASPAGAYLTGKVLEVDGGITFPNLDLPIPDL
- a CDS encoding NAD(P)H-dependent amine dehydrogenase family protein → MAIRVAQIGTGNVGAHALRALITNPEFELTGVWVSSDAKAGKDAGELAGLDVSTGVAATTDLDAVLATRPQCAVYTAMADNRLPDALEDYRRILAAGVNVVGSSAVFLQYPWQVIPQEMLAPLEDAAREGNSSLFVNGIDPGFANDLLPLALAGTCQSIQQVRCMEIVDYATYDSATVMFDVMGFGKPIDEIPMLLQPGVLSLAWGSVVRQLAAGLGIELDEVTERYEREPAPADFEIASGHIPQGSAAALRFEVLGMVDGRPAVVLEHVTRLREDLRPDWPQPAQPGGSYRVEITGEPSYAVDLCLSSPNGDHNHAGLVATAMRVVNAIPAVVAAPPGIRTTLDLPLVTGRGLYTAG
- a CDS encoding Nramp family divalent metal transporter, giving the protein MAQSTQVRTGWYLLGPAFVAAIAYVDPGNVAANVSAGAQFGFLLLWVIVAANVMAGLVQYLSAKLALVSGRTLPEAVGIRMTRPARLAYWVQAEIVAMATDVAEVIGGAVALRILFHLPLLLGGVITGVVSLLLLGIQDRRGQQLFERVITGLLLVIAIGFTASFFVATPPPDEVLGGLLPRFRGTESVLLAAAMLGATVMPHAVYLHSGLARDRHGHPAPGPWRRRLLRVTRLDVGLAMIVAGAVNGAMLLVAALNMQGRGGTGTIDGAYVAVRDTVNPTIAVFFAIGLLASGLASSSVGAYAGAMIMAGLLYRSVPMVVRRLVTLAPALLILAVGLDPTRTLVLSQVVLSFGIPLAVLPLVALTSDRTLMGADVNHRLTTAVGWLVGVLISLLNVVLIYLTVKG
- a CDS encoding poly-gamma-glutamate hydrolase family protein, yielding MPARRHTYFAYGSNLCVQQMAQRCPDAVDPRPAVLGNHDWLINQRGVATVEPFAGTRVHGVVWRLSDHDLAALDSAEGVPRRYRRDRLTVHTDDGPSHAWVYIDHRVDPGVPRPGYLERIIDGAIHHRLPRRWIDFLRRWDPAHWSRPASAPGTPAPQSLSELLSGGGVTEVSRLRSRFGFLAIHGGGLEQMTDVIAERAADAADASVYLVRHPDHYAHHLSSARFDPAESARLAEFLDHVDVTISLHGYGRVGRGTHLLAGGRNRALAAHVAKHVDLPGYQVVTDLDKIPSELRGLHPHNPVNRTRDGGTQLELPPRVRGISPRSPLPGDDGLSPVTSALVQGLAAAARSWEQIGVTD